The Gammaproteobacteria bacterium genome window below encodes:
- the folB gene encoding dihydroneopterin aldolase, with translation MDIVFIHDLQIDTVIGIYDWERKIKQTISLDIEMATDISKAAKSDDIEDTLSYKTVAKRLIEFIEQSEFELVEALAEKICSIILDEFSVPWVKLTLHKTGAVRGSKSVGVMIERGSRPV, from the coding sequence ATGGACATTGTTTTTATTCATGATCTGCAAATTGATACCGTGATCGGAATATATGACTGGGAACGCAAAATCAAGCAAACCATCAGTCTCGATATCGAAATGGCGACCGATATCAGCAAGGCGGCGAAAAGTGACGATATCGAAGATACCCTGAGCTACAAGACCGTGGCCAAGCGCCTGATTGAATTTATCGAGCAGAGCGAATTCGAGCTGGTGGAAGCGCTCGCCGAAAAAATCTGCAGCATTATCCTGGACGAGTTTTCGGTGCCCTGGGTGAAACTGACCCTGCACAAAACTGGCGCGGTGCGCGGTTCGAAGTCGGTTGGCGTCATGATCGAACGCGGTAGCAGGCCTGTATGA
- a CDS encoding Hsp20/alpha crystallin family protein produces MNLEKLKPWNWFKHEENGNSKGHQIPVSRDEAEKFPLAGPGSLMSLHRDMDRWFDDAFKSFGMPTLASNLESRGLFGKQLSNFYRPQIDVSGDANCYQISLDVPGLTEDDITLELKDDVLTIKGQKEERSEDKDKHYYRVERSYGSFQRTLALPEDANADEIKANLDKGVLRLEIPRRETTNQEVKRISINS; encoded by the coding sequence ATGAACTTAGAGAAGCTTAAACCCTGGAACTGGTTCAAACACGAGGAAAATGGCAATAGCAAGGGACATCAAATTCCGGTAAGCCGCGACGAGGCAGAAAAATTTCCACTGGCGGGGCCCGGGTCCCTGATGAGCCTGCATCGCGATATGGATCGCTGGTTTGACGATGCATTTAAGTCATTCGGAATGCCGACCCTGGCTTCAAATCTGGAGTCGAGAGGTTTGTTTGGAAAACAGTTGTCGAATTTCTATCGCCCACAAATTGATGTTTCTGGTGATGCGAACTGTTACCAGATCAGCCTCGACGTACCGGGCCTGACCGAAGACGATATAACGCTCGAGCTAAAGGACGACGTATTGACCATCAAGGGGCAAAAGGAAGAGCGAAGTGAAGACAAGGATAAGCACTACTATCGTGTAGAGCGCAGCTATGGGTCGTTCCAGCGTACCCTGGCGCTGCCCGAAGACGCGAATGCTGACGAAATCAAGGCTAATCTTGATAAAGGCGTATTAAGGCTCGAAATTCCGCGACGTGAAACCACGAATCAGGAAGTCAAACGCATATCTATCAATTCATAA
- the rpmB gene encoding 50S ribosomal protein L28, producing MSRVCQVTGKKPVSGNNVSHANNRTRRRFLPNLHTHKFWVDSENRWVKLRLSAKGMRIIDKNGIDAV from the coding sequence ATGTCTCGGGTCTGTCAAGTAACCGGCAAGAAACCGGTTAGCGGAAACAATGTGTCGCACGCGAATAACAGGACACGTCGTCGCTTTCTGCCGAACCTGCATACCCACAAGTTCTGGGTTGATTCCGAGAATCGCTGGGTCAAGCTGCGCCTGTCTGCCAAGGGCATGCGAATTATCGATAAAAACGGCATTGACGCGGTC
- the folK gene encoding 2-amino-4-hydroxy-6-hydroxymethyldihydropteridine diphosphokinase, whose protein sequence is MSARVYVSLGSNLDREAKIRQAVAMLREHFDNIELSPVYDSAAVGFDGSNFLNLVAGFDTELGVEDVALIFRDIEGRLGRDRTLPKFASRPIDLDILIYDDLVLDIRGIRIPRPEILHNAFVLKPLQDIAPDSLHPEKGESYAALWQQMVVTAPRLDLVTLDL, encoded by the coding sequence ATGAGCGCCCGCGTATACGTAAGCCTGGGCAGCAATCTCGATCGCGAGGCCAAGATACGACAGGCAGTCGCAATGCTGCGTGAGCACTTTGACAACATTGAATTGTCGCCAGTATACGATTCCGCCGCCGTGGGTTTCGATGGCAGCAACTTTCTTAACCTGGTGGCAGGATTTGATACCGAACTTGGGGTCGAGGATGTGGCGTTGATTTTTCGTGATATCGAGGGTCGGTTAGGGCGCGATCGCACACTACCCAAGTTTGCCAGTCGTCCGATCGACCTGGATATCCTGATATACGATGACCTGGTCCTCGATATTCGGGGGATCCGCATACCGCGCCCCGAAATTCTGCACAATGCTTTCGTGTTAAAACCGTTGCAGGATATCGCGCCGGACAGCCTGCATCCGGAAAAAGGCGAGAGCTACGCGGCGCTATGGCAACAAATGGTTGTTACCGCTCCTCGCCTGGACCTGGTTACGCTAGATCTCTAA